CCTTCATGAGAACTAAAGAGATGTGTGAATTCATAAAACTGTAGCAATTTTATGTGTTTGGATACTATAATTTGTGATATTTCTCTCAAGTTATTTACTCTTGAGATATTTGAAAATCTGTATGCATACAGTGTGATGCCAAGATGTATCCTTCCTTTTTCCTACAATTTTCCTCCAAGGAAAATCAGACACAATCTTTGCTCTCCTCCAGAGAGAAGAGTCAGGGaacaatttttttccccttagggAGAAGGTAGAAAGATATGAGTTCTCATAATCTTTCTGGGAATTTACTTCTTAGCTAATTCTAAATAAAACCCTTACTCCTTGAGGTTTAATTTAGAGCTTCATACTCTATTTTGATAGCATCAGCAAGTGGAGTATATGCTGCTGAATCTGGGATTTGTTCCTCTGGAGTCAGCTAGAGTTTCTTATAGCACATAACTCATCTATGTAGTGTTTATTCTAGTTCAAAGTTTACCCCTGAGGAATATCTAGTGCTTACACCTTCTTATGCAGAAGAGATTTATTGGCACTGTGAGATGGTTTTCAGTACTGCTAAAGTAGGACAGACTGGCAGCAAAAATCCTCATGGCTATGCAGAGAGGAATGACACTCCTGGGTGGCATATCCTAAGTTCTTCCCTTAAAGCTTGTGTTCCAGGTAGATGAAATAGAAATCTAGAtgcaccccactcccacccagcTCTGGGAGGTTCTGCCTGCTGTGCTATGGCCAGGAGCCTTCTGACTGCTTAGCAACTTTCTCTCCATCACCTCCCAGTGTGGAGGGATGGTGGTCATCTAAATTGGCCCAACTCTATTGATTGAGAAGGCAACTAAAAGTAAGAGAGCTTCAAATGCACGCAATGCCTCTGGATAAGGATACTTTGGATAAGCCAAAAGGGTGAAAGATCTTAGATAGatgagatagatagatgatagatagatagatagatagatagatagatagatagatagatgatagattaactagacaggcagacagagagagagagagagaattacatatagataatatatatttattatatagattatatacatatgtaatctATCACAAATGAAgatattcagagaaacttctgttactagaaaataaaattctggtaGCAGTTGCAGTAAATTCTTTCCCTCCAGAAACAGTGTAAAAGGTAAGTTTGCaatatagttatttctttttgaaattttctgaACTATTACTCTCACTGTCAAAAATTATTCGACTCAGAAATTACTGTTTGTGATATGGGATTCATTCTACCACAAAACAGAGCAGAATGAATGCCAATTCTTCTGATCAGAGTTGAAGTAATAGGATAAAGCACAGTTACAGCTCAGTTACAGGACTGTCCCGGGGGAGTATTTTACATACTGATTCTGCATACTATTGTTTTCTGCATTTCTACTATTTTATTGGctctatttggaaagaaaaaatttatttatgtaccTTAAGTTTTTCTCCTATATTTCAGTGCTGCACCTTCTAAAAAGTTTTGCTCTTTCTTCActattattttcatgtttattttttaacagtgaaataaaaatgatggcAATGGAGATAAAGGATTTAataattcagagaaaaaataattaaactataAAGTTAAGATGTTACTACATCCATGTTTATATTACAGGAATTTTCTTTAGTTGTAACAAAAATTCATGTTACAAACTTCATGCACATTTATATAAACCTcccaaaatatattcatatttatagatCTAAGACTGTCTCTCATTTGTGTTTGAGCCATTGCTCTTAAGAGGCCACTGCCATAAAATGTATGCCTCTCTAAAGCTGATATTTTGCAAAAGTTTACAACATAGCCTTCAAGGTCTTCAAGGtccctttttactttattttactttcttataaACTAACTTTCCAATAAAGCAATTATCCTGAAACTGTCTTCCTATATGCAACATTCAAAGCAGGTATAAGACATTAACCATTTATGTATTGCCAGTTTTCTCTACAGATATAATACTGTTCATTTGTTTAAGCCTATTCAAGTATATTCTATAGAAATAATGTCTATCGAATTATGTGGATTATTCATGGCATTTTAATAAATCCATTTTTGAATGATTAACTTCTAACTGTGAACATTTCCTAGTAAAGTTAAAATCATGTCTTGGTAATTGATAGAAACTGACAAATAGAAGACACTAGTATATGTATTTTTCAACTAAATATAACAATGTGTTTAACtagcattttctattttcctgttttatctaatactattttagttattatcAGGGCCAGAAAGATGTTTAATACTTATAACCCATCCATAAGACTTTTATAACTGGTTATAGAAGGCATATCAGCTCAAATAAATGGCATTTGGTATCAAATCcctcttcctttttaattttatcttgagCATGCAACATATCTTCAAAATAGGAATATAACTCTTTTCACAGTTTTTACTGACAAACCTGTATACACTTAACACGTGTCTGAAGAGCTTCCTTATAAGAATCTACTCTCATTCCCTAGAGGACTCTCTTTATAGGCTGATTACTTAGACTTTCAATGAAATGTAAGGAAACAGGCTATCACCTTCCTTTCTATGGTAGCTGGTTGTAGACAAACAAAAGAATCTCCCAACTTGAGAAGCCCTGTGCCTCTGCTGCTCTCTGAGCCACCCTGTGGATTATACAATGAGGTAGTTGATAAGCACAGTAGCAACACTAGTATTTTTGAATAATCCAGATTCAATTTCTAGCTTCAAATATGTCTGCCTCATAATTTACATTTACCTATGCCTGGTATTCTCCAAAGTGATAtacaatattttccaaaatatttatattgttaaatCCATCCCACTTTcaagaacataaaaaataatgtCAATAATAAACATGAATTAAATTACATCCATCATtgtaaaagaaataattcatatttatcTGGGAATATGTTAGTTCTGTAGAAAATATACTTTGACtataagcaataaaaataacatcaCAGTTATgcaatattatgtattttaaagctaTGGCATTGATATATTAAAATGTTGTTTAAATTGTAATGACTGTATAGGTAAAGATATCTCCGTGTAATGGATGATGTGGGTCTGAAAAATCAAGTCATTCCAGATGTCACTTATCTAGGAAACAGGAGCTCTTCATGGGCCACGAActgaaattaagaataaaataatagatgcaaaataaaagacatacaatTTGCTCTTAATTATATAGGTAAAAGGTTATCTAGGAAGGAAATCCTGAATAGTGGGTTTTGAGAGAACGACTTTCACAGAAAATGTCTAGATCCTGGGCAGTAAGAAATAGCAAAATGTCCCATAAAGCTGTAATCAGTGGATTTTATCCCAGGTTTGACCGAAGTATATTAAAACAGGACCGATGACCAATTAGCCAATGACCAATTAACCTCTCAGAGTCAGCATGACAAAGCTGAAAATCTAAACATAAGACAACGTCATAGGAAAGGTGAATGAGAGTATGATGCCCTGATTGCTAAGTCAGAGGCTTTTTACCATTAAGTAGTTTCTTCCAGGGTCATATATCTGATTTTTTGTTAGTTTGCTAGACAGTAATGGTTATAACCCATTGAATTAAAAATTCCATGTGTCCACATTAATTTATTAacagataaatagaaagaaaaagaaagaaagaagaaagaaaaagaaagagagagaaaagaggaaagaaagaaagaaacaaacaaacaaacaaacaaacaaacaaagaaaataggCAGATAGGCAGACAGATCAAGCTCATTCTCACAGTAAATCCAcctaataaatataaaaggaatgagggagtTAGAATGACACATTTTGCAACCATCATTACTTATAATGGAGACAGGTAAGATAATCAATAGATGCTTTAATGAGTAGCtgagaatttaataaaaacaagatatgTGTATATTAGTTTTAATATATTTCCCAGAAATTATACTAGaaaaaaggataattttataATGGAGATAGACGATTTCAATATTGGAGCAAATTAACATTATCTGCCTACTAATGGAAGGCATTGAGATGGACACATAGATTCAACTACtgttaaaaatttaaagtctGGATAAAAGTATGGAGGGTCAATAGAAAGCCCATTCATTTTGAGAACATTCTGTGAAACAACTTGTTtgtacttttcaaaaatattaatgtctagacagagagagagtgtcAGATCAGAATAGATTAACTATACTATGAGATGTTGCATCACATCTTGGACAGGAAGGACAGAAGATGCTCTATTTAGAAAAGAATATTATGTCAAGATCACATTTCCTGACTTTGATAATAGTACTGTGGTTATATAAGTGAATACCTTTGTTCTTGGATAAAATAGAGAACTTAGGGGTAAACTGGTATCATGGATACACAGTAGTCTTAAGTgtcccagaaaaaaataataatatatattaatatagacaAAAAGAGAACaagcaaatatgaaaaaaatgattaacAATTGTTGAATCTAGATGAAATGTGTATGAGAGTATTGTTTCTAATTCTTGATACTTATCTGAAGGTTTGAATTACtttacaataaaaagttaaaaacaaaaacagaaagaaacactgGGGGAAAAAGTGAGTCAAGTAGGCACAAATATATACATGCTTCCTCTGAgctcattttgaaataaataactcACTCTCTTTGATTCTCCAACCTTGACCTTTCATCACACTCTGGCCTTTACAAAGTGTCATTAAGGAATGGGGGACAACCAATCACTGGTCACAGAATTCATCCTGGTTGGATTCCAGCTCAGTGTGGAGATGGAAGTGCTCCTCTTCTGGATCTTCTCCCTGTTCTATCTCTTCAGCCTGCTGgcaaatggcatgatcttggggcTCATCTGTCTGGATCCCAGACTgcacacccccatgtacttcttcctctcaCACTTGGCCGTCATTGACATATCCTATGCTTCCAGCAATTTGCTCAACATGCTGGAAAACCTAGTGAAACACAAACTATCTCCTTCATCTCTTGCATTATGCAGATGGCTTTGTATTTGACTTTTGCTGCTGCAGAGTGCAGGATTTTGGTGGTGATGTCCTATGACAGATTTGTGGCAATCTGCCATCCCCTGCATTACACTGTCATCATGAACTGGAGAGTGTGCACAGTCCTGGCTGTTACTTCCTGGGCATGCGCATTTTCCCTGGCCCTCATAAATCTAATTCTCCTTCTGAGGCTGCCCTTCTGTGGGCCCCAGGAGGTGAACCACTTCTTCTGTGAAATTCTATCTGTCCTCAAACTGGCCTGTGCAGACACCTGGATTAATGAAATTTTTGTCTTTGCTGGTGGTGTGTTTGTCTTAGTTGGGCCCCTTTCCTTGATGCTGATCTCCTACATGCGCATCCTCTTGGCCATCCTGAAGATCCAGTCAAAGGAGGGCCGCAAGAAAGCCTTTGCCACCTGCTCCTCTCACCTCTGTGTGGTTGGGCTTTACTTTGGCATAGCCATGGTGGTTTACCTGGTCCCAGACAACAGTCAACGACAGGAGCAGCAGAAAATTCTCACCCTGTTTTACAGCCTTTTCAACCCATTGCTGAACCCCCTCatctacagcctgcagaatgcTCAGGTGAAGGGTGCCTTATACGGAGCACTGCAGGAAAAGAGGACCTGTGAACGAGGGGAGAATTTTGGTTCAGTTGATCTACCTTTATGAGATGTGGTTTGCTTGCGCAATACAACTCAGAAAAAGTCCACAAAAAGAGGCGTTATTTAAGAATGAAAATTATCTAGATTTTAGCCCTGAAAATGGGAACAAATTTCCTGGGTATGCCCATCTTCTTATATTAAGTAGCCTTGTTAGGATACAGAATAGCTATGTTAGAAtacctaattttttgtttaaaataatgacatcttttaaaaaatcagaaataggaCTACATGGAGataaaatacttattattttataatttcaacttttgttttagattcagggggtacatgttcaggtttgttacatggttatATCATGTGATGCTGAAATTTGGTGTGTGATAGAACCCATCACCCAGGAAGTGAGTATAATATCCAACAGAAAGTTACATCAACACATTACTCTTTGCTGATCAATCAGGACATATGTAACTCCTACTATTACCTGGTGGCAGCTAAAAACGGTAGATTAAAATcaatattaagagaaaaaactTCCAAGAGAAACCAGAACTTTAATAAGCAGTAATGTAGAACAATGTGTTTCTACTTCACTGATTATGAGGACAATGAAATAAATGACTGAGAAATTATAAATTCCTTTTGGGAATAATTCAGAAAAGTAAACAAGAAAACATTGTGGAAAACttcaatgagaagaaagaaagaaaaagaaagagagagaaagaaagagagaaagagagagagagggagacagggagggagggagggggaagggagggagggaaagagagaaaaggagagaaggaaggaaggaaggaaggaaggaaggaaatacatagatagatagaacaTAGACAATTCTAAAGTATATTTCAAGCTGTATGGTATGACCAACTGAATGAAAtccatttgaaaatgtttaaatggtCTGGAAGACAAGAGTTCTAAGCATGGctctaattttacatttattcatgGGTTATGGTAATTACCAATATGGCAAGATTGAGTCACCTGTAGGGGATCTTGGGTAATATTCAATTTATCTTAAGGTGGGTTGTGATGACACCAAGAGATATGAAACAACTCTGATATAACCAACATCGTCTACCTTTCATGTTGGTAAAAAGTTCTTTGGATTTGTGAAACAAGACTGAGCAACACTCATTATGCTAATGATGGTACAATCAGTAAAGGTGGCTTTTCTGTAGTCATCAgctaaagcatttattttttaaagtattctctTTATTATAAACTTCAATAGTAATAACTGAGATTTAATTTGGTGTTCTATTGTCTCAATTTCCTTTTAtctattaatttccttttatcaACTGATTTCCTTTTAtctattaataaattaatggatttaattaatccattaatttttagtgtaattttatttttattttattaattttattttattatttttagtgtaattttaagtttacagaaaaattaagtgcTAAGAGTTACATATACCCTCTAAACCCTCTCCACACAAATTGTGTCCCCTATAATTAATATCATGCCTTACGTGTGGTACAGTTTTTACAACTGGTTGGTCGATATTTGTACATTAACATTAAATATAGCTCATAGCTTACATTAGGGTCCACTgtttgtgttgtacattctaaaggttttaacaaatatataatgtCATGTATCCAATATTACAGcatatagaatagtttcactgccctaaaaatcccctgtgctctACCTATTTATCTCGTTCTCCCTCCTCCAAAACTCCTGGAACCAGTAATCTTTTTAGTAGCtatatagttttgccttttccaaattatttagttgagatcatacagtatatagCCCTTTAAGAATGGCTCCTTTCTGAGAAACATGCTATACTAaggttcttccatgtctttttgtggcaTGGTAACCCACTACTTTTTATCACAGAATATGCCATTATCTGGATATGCCtgaattagtctgttcttgcattgctataaagaaattcctgaggctgggtaatttataaagaaaagaggtttgattggctcaTAATTCTGCAGACAGCACAAGAAGAGAGGTGCTGGcgtctgcttctggtgagagcctcaggaggcttacaatcgtggcagaaggcgaagggtgAGCAGACATCTTAATGATGAGAATGGGAGCAAGAGAGgggaggtgtcacacacttttaaaaaccaCGTCTTGTGAGAAGTATCTcattatcatgaggacagcaccaaggagaTGGCACTAAGTCATTCGTGAGAAATCTGCctcatgattcaatgacctcctaCCACTCTCCACCTCCAACGCTAGGGACTCCATTTTAAAATGAGACTTAGAAGGAACAATATCCAAACTCTATCAATACCatagtttgtttttccattcacctattgaaataCATCTTAGATACTTCTGAGGTTTAACAATTATGAATACagatgctataaacatttgtatatagGGTTTGGGTTAGCATAAGTTtttaactcatttgggtaaataccaaggaaagcaatatgctggattatgtgggAAGTATGCACTTAGTTTTATAGGAAATTTCCAAACAGTCTACCAAAGTGGGTGTACCATTTGTATTCCCACCTGCAATGAaggagagttcctgttgctccatatccttaCCAGTATTTAGTTTTGTCAGCGTTTTAAATTTTCACCATTTTAATAGGTGTACAAGGGTATTTCATTCTTACTTGAATATGAAATTTTCTGATGACAGATGATGTTGAGAATATTTCCATGTGCTttcttgccatctgtatatcttctttggtgaggtgtctctTCAcatattttgcccacttttttaatgctttttttgcTCATTGTTGAGTATTAAGAGTTACTTGTATATTTTCTACaagttatttttttatatttgttttgtaaatatttcttctaGTCTGTGGcttaccttttcatttttttaaacttcagtttTAATGAAGTTCAACTTATCAGTTTGTTTTTTGATGGATTATTCTTTTAATCCAGAAAGGCATCGCCAATCACAAGGTCACCTATAAAGTCTTCTGTTTtcctctaagagttttataattttgcgCTTAACATGTAAGTCTATGATCCATCTGAGTTAACTGCATAAAATGTAATATCTCTGTTCAGGTTtggggcttttgtttgtttgttttttgtatttttgcatgttcagttatcccagcatcatttcatgaaaatattaGCTTTTTTCCATTAAATCTCCACTGCTCCTTTGTctaagatcagttgactataattGTTTGGAATTTTTTAGGGGCTCTCTGTTCTATTCTTttgatctatttatctattctttGGCCAATATGACACAGCTGTAATTACTGCAGCTTTATAAAAAGGCTTGAAGTTGGATAgcgtgttagtccattttcacactgctataaaaaattgcccgagattgggcaatttataaGAGAAAGAAGTTCAACTGATTCGCAGCTCAGCctggctaaggaggcctcaggaaacttactaacatggcagaaggcaaaagggaagcaaggcacttCTTCacaggcagcaggaaagagactgaacgcaggaggaactaccaaacacttataaaaccaacagatctcatgagaatccactcattatcacaagaacagcatggaggaaaccgcccccatgattcaattactgcCACCTAGTCTCTCCTTTGACAAGTGGGAATTatttataattcaaggtgagattttgggtgaggacacaaccaaaccacatCAGATAATGTCAGTCATTCATCTTTATTCCTCTTTTTCAACGTTGTGTGGCTACTCTGGGTCTTTTGTCTTTCCATATAAACTGTAAAATCAGTTTGTCATATCCACAAATAACTTGCTAAAATTTGATTGGGGTTGTATTGAACCTATAGGTAAAT
This DNA window, taken from Pongo pygmaeus isolate AG05252 chromosome 6, NHGRI_mPonPyg2-v2.0_pri, whole genome shotgun sequence, encodes the following:
- the LOC129041649 gene encoding olfactory receptor 2A2-like, yielding MGDNQSLVTEFILVGFQLSVEMEVLLFWIFSLFYLFSLLANGMILGLICLDPRLHTPMYFFLSHLAVIDISYASSNLLNMLENLMALYLTFAAAECRILVVMSYDRFVAICHPLHYTVIMNWRVCTVLAVTSWACAFSLALINLILLLRLPFCGPQEVNHFFCEILSVLKLACADTWINEIFVFAGGVFVLVGPLSLMLISYMRILLAILKIQSKEGRKKAFATCSSHLCVVGLYFGIAMVVYLVPDNSQRQEQQKILTLFYSLFNPLLNPLIYSLQNAQVKGALYGALQEKRTCERGENFGSVDLPL